The genome window AGCACCATTCCCTAATGCAATTACGACTGCCCGCGACCGGGAAATACGGTTGGCCGACTTGATAACAAACGTTCCGTCAGCTTCCTTGATGACATCCTCGACCGTCTCGTTCAGGTACCGGTCAACCGGGGCCACGGCCATCTGTTGTTCCAGCCGGTCTACTAACTCCTGACCACTAACTCCTGGCATTCCTGCAACGTCCCAAACCTTCTTTTCTGGATACAGGGCCGCTACCTGCCCGCCAAGCTGTGGCAAGCTCTCAACCAGCTGTGTTTTTAACTCGTGCAGGCCGCAATAAAAAGCGGCAAACATGCCTGCCGGGCCACCACCGATTATCGTTACGTCATACTTTTCTTCTGCCATGTTGTAATCCTTTCATTTTAAGCTGCCTTCATTATATCATCACTCCTCCAGCGCACCACTTTGCGCACCTTTAAACAAGCTCATCCTTATTAACGGCTAAGCATGGTGCGAGAAAATTCAAATCGAGCTTCAGTAAAAGGTTTGACGTGCCAATATAGCAATGTTAAAATTTTGTAAAAGCGCTATCACTACGTTGCCTTTAGGCTTCGAGCAAACTAAGATAGGGTAGTAGATAAAATTTTTAGTTAAACTTTTTGGAGGGACTAATTATGGCAAAACGGAAAATGATCCTCGATTTGGATACTGGTGTCGATGACGCATTGGCAATTGCTTACGCACTTGCCGACCCCGAAGTTGATTTGATTGGGATTGTTAGTTCATACGGAAACAACCTGCTGGATGTCTGTGCGGAAAACAGCCTCAAGCTGCTGGAACTATTAGGTCACACTGACATTCCGGTTTTCAAAGGCTTGCCACACTCCAGTACGTCTGATCATTTTGACGTTATGCAGGTTTCCAAAGACATTCACGGTGACAACGGTATTGGTGATGTGGAACTGCCTGCTCCGCAACGGGCCGTGGAAGCAGAATCTGGGGTTGATTTCTACATCGATGCCGCTCATAAGTACGGTAAGGACCTGATCATCATCCCAACCGGCCCAATGACTAACCTGGCTGCTGCCCTAAAGAAGGACCCGGCAATCGCTGATTTGATTGGCAACGTGACCTTCATGGGCGGTGCCTTGACCGTTGATGGGAACGTCACTCCAGCCGCTGAAGCCAACATCAACCAGGATGCTAAGGCCGCTGATGAAGTCTTTAAGTCGAACCTGCCACTGACGATGGTTGGCCTGGATGTAACCTTACGGACCCTTTTAACGAAGAAGGAAACGCAACAGTGGCGTGACCTTGGTACCGCCGCTGGTAAGGCCTACGCTGACATCACCGACTTCTACAT of Limosilactobacillus oris contains these proteins:
- a CDS encoding nucleoside hydrolase, whose translation is MAKRKMILDLDTGVDDALAIAYALADPEVDLIGIVSSYGNNLLDVCAENSLKLLELLGHTDIPVFKGLPHSSTSDHFDVMQVSKDIHGDNGIGDVELPAPQRAVEAESGVDFYIDAAHKYGKDLIIIPTGPMTNLAAALKKDPAIADLIGNVTFMGGALTVDGNVTPAAEANINQDAKAADEVFKSNLPLTMVGLDVTLRTLLTKKETQQWRDLGTAAGKAYADITDFYIDAYYNLDIDKNGCALHDPLAVGVGIDPSFVKTISLFMRCEYDPDSPFYGRTVGDNAKLNDPNPNVKVAVNVDKERYLKAFMDHLTTLFKEN